Proteins encoded in a region of the Zea mays cultivar B73 chromosome 2, Zm-B73-REFERENCE-NAM-5.0, whole genome shotgun sequence genome:
- the LOC103647679 gene encoding AP-3 complex subunit mu — protein sequence MMDNGFTLTTEPNILKEMITPPNIVNKMLNVVTGKSSTLGSKLPDAAASFVPWRRTTVKDASNEVYVNIVEELDACVNREGVLVKCEAYGEVQVNCSLPGVPELTMSFANTAIINDVTFHPCVRFRPWESNQILSFVPPDGQFKLMSYRVQKLKKTPIYVKPQLTSDSGNCRVSVMVGIRNDPGKPIDSITVQFQLPPLIISADLTQTMARLTSLPTRLVYFLP from the exons ATGATGGATAATGGTTTTACACTCACAACTGAGCCAAACATCTTGAAAGAGATGATCACCCCACCTAATATTGTGAACAAAATGTTGAATGTTGTTACTGGCAAGAGTTCTACCCTTGGCAGCAAACTTCCAGATGCAGCTGCTTCTTTTGTACCTTGGCGAAGAACAACAGTCAAGGATGCAAGCAATGAAGTCTATGTTAACATAGTCGAGGAACTTGAtgcatgtgtgaacag AGAGGGGGTTCTTGTGAAATGCGAAGCATACGGTGAAGTCCAAGTAAACTGCAGCCTCCCAGGTGTGCCAGAGTTGACCATGTCCTTTGCTAACACTGCAATTATCAATGATGTTACCTTCCACCCCTGCGTCCGATTCAGGCCTTGGGAATCAAATCAGATCCTATCATTTGTTCCTCCCGACGGGCAGTTCAAGCTCATGAGTTACAG GGTTCAGAAACTGAAGAAGACACCGATCTATGTGAAACCACAATTAACATCAGATTCCGGGAACTGCCGCGTTAGTGTGATGGTCGGGATTCGAAATGATCCTGGGAAACCTATTGATTCGATAACAGTGCAGTTCCAGTTGCCCCCTCTTATTATTTCTGCTGATCTGACTCAAACTATGGCACGGTTGACATCCTTGCCGACAAGGTTAGTGTACTTCCTACCATAA
- the LOC100192568 gene encoding homogentisate geranylgeranyltransferase, chloroplastic: MPTTTTRRDYRLQPRCFSSPRSRPMAKRLAGADKEVLVEVVRFTHKSGLRGCDGGWKDFLAQNDRKFGASVSDPRKRSRDVLFAFLQTFPKDFQKVGHSFASSDFSSACPVSLPAIVVETLDATSPTRATGRQRRHSSVPKVSCWAAAHHQHNSNPQQFQAIGIRIAKTLHAFYQFCRPHTIFGTIIGITSVSILPVKEPGRFYVDSYMGISRGFGRRIMYERLCSRAEQDNLLKVNKPTLPLAFGEFSMPTAVLLVVAFLVMSISIGIRSKSAPLMCALLVCFLLGSAYSIDVPLLRWKRHAFLAAFCIIFVRAVVVQLAFFAHMQQHVLKRPLAPTRSVVFATCFMCCFAAVIALFKDIPDVDGDRDFGIQSMTVRLGPTQVHRLCINILMTAYAAAILVGASSTNLYQKIVIVSGHGLLASTLWQRAQQFDIENKDCITQFYMFIWKLFYAEYFLIPFV; this comes from the exons ATGCCGACTACAACCACTCGCAGAGACTACCGCCTCCAGCCCCGCTGCTTCTCATCTCCACGCAGCCGTCCGATGGCCAAGCGGCTCGCCGGTGCCGACAAAGAG GTGCTCGTCGAGGTGGTGAGGTTCACGCATAAGAGCGGACTGAGGGGCTGTGACGGCGGCTGGAAGGATTTCCTGGCCCAGAACGACAGGAAGTTTGGCGCGTCGGTGAGCGACCCGAGGAAGCGCTCCAGGGACGTGCTGTTCGCCTTCCTGCAGACCTTCCCCAAGGATTTCCAGAAGGTTGGTCACTCTTTTGCTTCTTCAGACTTCAGTTCAGCATGCCCGGTTTCACTGCCAGCTATAGTGGTCG AAACACTTGATGCCACTAGTCCGACGAGAGCCACCGGAAGACAACGCAGGCATTCCTCAGTCCCCAAAGTGAGCTGCTGGGCAGCTGCTCATCACCAACACAATTCTAACCCCCAGCAGTTTCAGGCGATTGGCATACGAATCGCAAAGACGCTGCATGCCTTCTATCAGTTCTGCCGACCACACACAATATTTGGAACC ATAATAGGCATTACTTCGGTGTCTATCCTGCCAGTGAAAGAGCCTGGACGATTTTACGTTGATAGCTATATGGGGATTTCTCGAG GCTTTGGCCGCCGCATTATGTATGAACGTTTATGTAGTAGGGCTGAACAAG ATAACCTTTTGAAGGTCAATAAGCCAACCCTCCCATTAGCGTTCGGAGAGTTTTCAATGCCAACTGCAGTATTGTTAGTAGTGGCATTCTTGGTCATG AGCATTAGCATCGGAATAAGATCAAAGTCTGCTCCATTGATGTGTGCTTTGCTTGTTTGCTTCCTTCTTGGAAGCGCATACTCCATTGAC GTTCCATTACTCCGGTGGAAGCGACATGCTTTTCTAGCTGCATTCTGCATAATCTTTGTGAGGGCTGTAGTGGTCCAGTTAGCTTTCTTTGCACACATGCAG CAACATGTTCTGAAGAGGCCCTTGGCACCTACAAGGTCGGTGGTCTTTGCAACATGTTTCATGTGTTGCTTCGCTGCAGTAATAGCGCTATTCAAG GATATTCCTGATGTCGATGGAGATAGAGATTTCGGCATTCAGTCCATGACTGTACGATTAGGCCCAAC TCAGGTGCATAGGCTCTGCATTAATATTCTCATGACAGCATACGCAGCCGCAATTTTGGTAGGCGCGTCATCTACGAACCTGTATCAGAAGATTGTCATT GTGTCTGGTCATGGCTTGCTTGCCTCCACACTCTGGCAAAGAGCACAACAATTTGACATTGAGAATAAGGATTGTATCACACAATTTTATATGTTCATTTGGAAG TTATTCTACGCCGAGTATTTTCTTATACCATTTGTGTAG